The following DNA comes from Syngnathoides biaculeatus isolate LvHL_M chromosome 18, ASM1980259v1, whole genome shotgun sequence.
tgggatggttgggggggggtgagagaacCATCGCGAACCTTGAAAACAGACACATTAAACCCTTGTGGTCTAAACTGATCAGAGATAGGAaggttgtttttgaaatgtaggTGCTCCAGTCAAACAGAAAGAGCTGCTCGCGTAGTCAAAGCTAAGTTAGATGGCTAGCATGTAGCTGTACAATTAAAGAAATTGAGCACCATAAATTTAATTGGTTCCAAAGCCATTGGTGCCACACCAACAATGTAGGAACATTGTAGATACAAGCCAGATGCACGCAGCCTGCCCTCTAACACCAATGACTTCGTGTCAAATTTATATGAAATTACACCAACAGCTCAACATAAACCTCAAagtgacaaaatacatttaagaTGCAACTAATCAAATTTTTTCCAACTGGGAACAAAAAGCACAGTGGGACATTTTCTGTTTCTCGTCAGCGTGTAATTAAGGAAACGTTTTCCCAACAATGCAAATATAGATGGACTTGCGTATATTGCGCACATTCATATATACAGTGTAGCATGACTCGATTTATAGTAAAACAGTTGCAGCTATTCAACGTGTCATTTAAAATAATGCTGCAAACATTTAATTGGGAGTACAAATCTTGATGCAAATCAGGTTGCTGTTCTTGTgtttttatgaatgtttttctgAACCAACTGGAAACTTGATTGGCACGACATTGCCCATTATTGACTCTTTGTCCTCTGTgccaaatgtttaatatttaagtGTAATTTTTATTAACCTGAACCTGAGtctgttttatttataatttgtaattaactaaaatattgtatttattccACTACATTTTAATGACATTGTTTGATATTCTTGAGAATTAATGTCAGTCTTTAAAaagatgtaattaaaaaaaaaacaattagcaaTTCTGTTGTTTAATGTACAGTGCTTCCCTAAAAAGTATGTTAGGATGGCAGGACGAGATGAGTAGACCCAAAAGTTTTAGTGTGGAAATATTGATGGATGATAAGATGAAAAGAATGACTGGCagctttgatatttttttaggttaagTCTTGATTGACCAAAGCTCTGACACGGAGCTTTTTAAGCTCCACTTTTCAGTAAGTTAcctgtcttgtacaattcaacATCAAATAAAGACCTTTATATTAACCAGATTTTTAGTTGTTACCAGTCAATattcatgatatacagtatGGTATATATACACGTAACTGTTAAAagaattaatatttaatatggAGGGACACTTCCCTCTGAGTGACATCTGTTGAGAACATACTGTAATTGGTTACGTCATTGTGAAATTCCTGGAATAAGCACTGGCTGAGGGTTCGTATCTCAATATTTTCACAACTTTTCAAGTCATTGGGCTCAAGAACGAGTGAAGTCACGAGTCATTACTGATCAAGTCCAAGTCAATTTGCAAGTTTTGTGACAGTTTGTCAAGTCGGGGTCTGAAATCATCAAATTCATTACTTGAGTCTGATTCTGGTATACACCTCTTCAACTTTATGTTACTTGCAGCACTGATAACAACTTCCATTGAGGCCATTTCGGACAGTTCTCATAAACAACatcttaaaaatgatttttagtgtAATAATTAGGTAGGTAAGAATTAgccttttgaaaaatatttcagaagTTTAATCTGTATTATGAGTTTCacattttgaattgaactaGTTAAATTAACTTGTGCAATATTCAAATATTAAGATGCACCTCTATTTAGTTTAAATGTGCaaagaatttttgttttattaatggaCTGGTATATGCATTTACATAATTGAAATGAAACCAATTTGATGTGTGGCTGTATACTGCATAagaaaaaagttgatttttttttttctttttttaaaacagttttttctTGTTGTCATGTGATTAATTGGActccctgtttttttgttgtagttgACAAGAATGGCGatgtatgtatttctattttacaCGAACCTGGGGAGGACAAGTATGGCTATGAAAAACCGGAAGAACGCTGGCTTCCCATCCATACTGTTGAAACTATAATGATTAGTGTTATCTCCATGCTGGCAGACCCAAATGGTGACTCGCCAGCCAACGTAGATGCAGCAGTAAGTATTCTGGTTAAAAGCATGAGAAATggtgaatggggaaaaaatgacttttaaactatgttgagttatttttctttttttcctctacaGAAAGAGTGGCGGGAGGACAGGCATGgagcatttaaaagaaaagttgcaCGCTGTGTACGGAAAAGCCAAGAGACTGCATTTGAGTGATATTTCACAAGGATCTACATTCATATTTTCAGGGCAAGTATGCTGAAAAAAAGATGCAGGGGGAATACAACTTTGGGGTCCTCTAAATATTGGACAAAGCCGCTTGCTGAAAGAATGGACCTCTCGTCCCAGTCCAACGGGTTGTTTCTGATGTTATTAAACAGTTCGATTAGTGCTTTCCTTGTTATCTTTTGCCGTGTTTACCAACCTAGCTGCGTAGTTCCACCTCGTTAGGGCAGCTCGGGAAAATCGCCTCTTCACAATGTCATCAAGAGCCTTGGCGTGCTTTGGAGAGGAAGCAAAAAATGATGCCAGGCCATttaaagtggaaaagaaaacgTTGCAGTGCGATAGTGCTGCACACTTGTGACAGCACCAAGTTACGAATGTGGGCAATGCAATGCGCGAGATAACAAGACGGGTATCGGTCGTTCCATGGTAGACGACGATATCCGCAAGCCTCTTCCACACATCCCGGTCCTTTTTGACCCGCGCGTTGTGCATCTCATTGGCGAGTCGCAGTCCCTCGTTCAGCTGATGCTCGATCTGTGTGTTTCCAAATGGCTGCAGTTTTTTCACACAAAGGATATGCGAAGATCCATGCTCGTGCTTGCTCATAGCAGTGGGAAGGTTGTTTAAATCATCATGACCCCTCATAGTCCAGACCGTGTGTTCCGTGGAAAAAAGGAGACAGGGCCAACAGAACAGTTTGCCAGTGACAACCATCTACCCGTTTATGTTTCTCGAATGTGCTGGCTtgaaagagacagacaaaattCTTCCCTGTTTTCGTGAAATTATATTGTTCTTTTCCTCAAAAGTTCTCTGGGAAAACGGCACTGCACGTAAAGACTGAATTGATTTCAGTCATTGTGACTCGGCAATGAAATTAATCACTGCCTGTTTCCCGCTGAACAATTCTAATAACAACAATTATGCACATGCATGTTGGCAGATAAGCTGCTTCACTGACagcttttttttgccattcaaaATGCGCATGAACTGTAAACATCCTCCATGAACCCAACGTTACTACTTGGTATCTCATTGCACATGTGCGAAACAAGCTGTCGCCTTTCCAGTTTTTCACAGGGTAAACAGGACAAATTAGACATGAATTCAAGAACAAAACAGTAGAACTAAGGTATTGTACAATAGAGGACACTGACAGATAACTACTTTCAACGATTTTATTGAAGGGCTCGGGCATGTACTACATTAACAGATTATTATgagcactcaccattgctctattACTTTCAGGTGTCTTAAAACAGATGACTGTTTCCCGGCATTAAaacatggactttttttttcccccacacttCACTTTTGCATTTGGCAAAGGTTTTAGGTGCAGTGACAAGTAGTGGAAAGCAATACAATCCCCCATGTAGGTATTGTAGCAGTGTTGACGTCTGTTTTTTAGCCTGGTGGAGAACACGTTTTTGTCATGATGTTAAATTTCTCCGTGTTTGTCTAAACAACCACTGTGGTACTGTCGTGATAATTTCTGTATTGTGTGGTTTTCCATAGGTCTCCAATTGAAAGTCAACATGGCACTGTTTCCTGCACTCTTCCACCATTTTGCCAGCCTTGTCGTCCTGTTATTTTGGAAGGAAGACTGACTGGCTCCTCTAAGCTCAATTGAACATTACAATGACTACCATGGCTGACAGACAACCACCAAGGAAGTGCCaactgaacataaaaaaaaaaaaagtaacacttTGCAAGTCAATGAACTGCTTCAATATTCAGGAAGATATTGTAAAGAGATGTATATAGCACAGACTCAGCCGGATAATATATAAGATCCCTCGCCGTGCATGAACTTAGTCCAAATGAATTGCGCtggctctcatttttttttccccctcccctcttCAACATGTTCTATATGGGTTTATTTTTCAGCAGGTCTTAAATTGAGCATTGCGatgttgtaaacattttttttcattcaagcaTTATATGAATGACAAGGCTCGTTATTTCTAGATTCATCTAGCATTTGTCATCAACCACTGACAACCTACTTTCAAACGTGTTTCATAGGAATGTTGGGTTTTATTTAGCTATTCAAAGTCTTACCATCACATTCTTTTATCAACAAACAACGACACATATTCATTTTGTGCATGCGCAAGTTCCTTCTGTCTTATTGCAAAAGTGCCTCCAGATAAAAATGTTCAGCCACATCAACTGATATTGATGGAGTAAATGAAATACTGCATAAGCAGTACATTCAATTGGTCTGATAGCCAGCACACATGCAGTATGATAATTCTACTGCTCCAAATTTAATGTAGCAATAAATCTAATATGTGTACTCTTTTACACAGTACAATTTAAGGTCCTCCAAAAATCTGCTATTTTCGTagctgtttgttgttgtttatgtgGGGGGTGGTTCTGTTTTCCTCTGTAGGAACTCTTATGCATGCTTTTacagtttttcttcttcttttttttttttttggttcaactTCAGAATGTGTGAATTTTTATGTGAATGTTTGCCTTTTTAATGTTTGTGCCCATTCTGTTGTGCTGGTCTTTCATCACATCCAACCGTTTGTTTATTCGACTCACTGGTTGCAGTTTTTGGCGAATGTACAAAGACAGAATGCTGATGTATATTTTTCATCCTACGAAACCTGTCACCTGTATTGAGCTCTTCTATTAtattgttttggttgttttttgttgtcaaCATTTGCATGTTTTAAGGTCATTCTTTTGTGTTGTAGGCCTTGCACAAAATGCAAATCACCCATTGGCAAGTTAGCTGAACCATTTCCTGGAAATGTTGTAATTGCATTAC
Coding sequences within:
- the ube2g1a gene encoding ubiquitin-conjugating enzyme E2 G1a, which encodes MTEPQSALLLRRQLAELNKNPVEGFSAGLIEDNDLYRWEVLIIGPPDTLYEGGVFKVHLTFPKDYPLRPPKMKFITDIWHPNVDKNGDVCISILHEPGEDKYGYEKPEERWLPIHTVETIMISVISMLADPNGDSPANVDAAKEWREDRHGAFKRKVARCVRKSQETAFE